A region of Limisphaerales bacterium DNA encodes the following proteins:
- a CDS encoding DUF1549 domain-containing protein, giving the protein MIFWRLIFCSLALGTIALEGGEGEHWAFLKPQRHALPKVEQANWPRNAIDHFILAELEKAKLRPSVQATKATLLRRIHLDLIGLPPTPDEIESFLADKRPDAYGRVVDRLLASPHYGERWGRFWLDAARYADSDGYSHDAPRVMWRYRDWVIEAFNADQPFDQFVIEQLAGDMLPGATQAQRIATGFHRNTQINTEGGVDKEQFRIDSIIDRIATTGEVMFGLTFGCAQCHDHKFDPLKQVEFYRMFAFFNQADEPRIETPTAAEAAARAAHDLKLKTLQAKINGAEKNSDAQKKLVKELAALTKKRPKSTTALVMRQRNSPRKTFRLVKGDFTRPSEEVKPGVPAVLHPFPDQEKADRLQFARWVASRENPLLARVTVNRMWQHHFGVGLVQTENDFGTQGTRPSNYALLDWLATEFVRLKWSRKAMHRLMVTSATYRQSSTQRADLRQLDPYNRLLGRQVRMRLEGEIIRDNALAISGLLSRKRGGPGVFPPQPDGCMNLGQHSRSWKASVGEERFRRAIYTFRWRATPHPALKIFDTPDAFAACTRRLRSNTPLQALTLLNDPAYFEINIGFARRILNHEGKGSDLEKLRFAFHLCLARNPDADETKILSSLLKQEMTAFTKDPTQAETLLKGRETGGLPVIELAAWTIVARVLMNIDETITRE; this is encoded by the coding sequence ATGATTTTTTGGCGGTTAATTTTCTGCAGTTTGGCGCTCGGCACGATTGCCCTAGAAGGTGGGGAAGGGGAGCATTGGGCATTTCTCAAACCACAACGTCACGCGCTGCCAAAAGTGGAGCAAGCAAACTGGCCACGTAATGCGATCGACCATTTCATTCTTGCTGAACTCGAAAAAGCAAAACTTCGGCCTTCAGTTCAGGCAACCAAAGCCACACTGCTGCGACGGATCCATTTGGATCTAATCGGACTGCCTCCTACGCCGGACGAGATTGAATCGTTCCTCGCAGACAAACGCCCGGATGCCTACGGACGCGTTGTCGATCGGTTACTCGCGTCGCCACATTACGGAGAACGATGGGGGCGCTTCTGGCTCGATGCCGCGCGGTATGCGGACAGTGATGGCTACAGCCACGACGCACCGCGCGTGATGTGGCGTTATCGCGATTGGGTAATTGAAGCATTCAACGCCGACCAACCTTTTGACCAATTTGTCATCGAGCAACTTGCCGGCGATATGCTGCCCGGCGCCACGCAAGCTCAACGCATTGCAACTGGTTTCCATCGTAACACACAAATCAACACCGAGGGCGGCGTGGACAAGGAGCAATTTCGCATCGACTCCATCATCGACCGTATCGCGACCACGGGCGAGGTAATGTTCGGCCTCACCTTCGGCTGCGCACAATGCCACGATCATAAATTCGACCCGTTGAAACAAGTTGAATTTTATCGGATGTTCGCCTTTTTCAACCAAGCCGATGAACCGCGCATAGAAACCCCCACCGCCGCCGAGGCCGCCGCACGCGCAGCGCACGACCTCAAACTAAAAACCCTGCAGGCAAAAATAAATGGCGCTGAAAAAAACAGCGATGCACAGAAAAAGCTGGTGAAAGAATTGGCCGCATTGACAAAGAAACGGCCCAAATCAACAACTGCATTAGTAATGCGCCAACGCAATTCGCCGCGCAAAACATTCCGACTGGTGAAAGGAGATTTTACGCGGCCATCCGAAGAAGTGAAACCAGGCGTCCCGGCCGTGCTGCATCCGTTCCCTGATCAGGAAAAAGCCGACCGGCTGCAATTTGCACGTTGGGTGGCCAGCCGCGAAAACCCACTGCTCGCGCGCGTAACCGTGAATCGGATGTGGCAGCACCACTTTGGCGTGGGCTTGGTGCAAACAGAAAATGACTTCGGAACGCAAGGCACACGGCCCTCGAACTATGCATTGCTCGATTGGCTTGCCACGGAATTTGTGCGATTGAAATGGAGTCGCAAAGCGATGCATCGACTGATGGTCACATCGGCCACGTACCGCCAATCTTCAACACAACGCGCGGATTTGCGGCAACTCGATCCATACAATCGACTGCTTGGCCGACAGGTGCGGATGCGGTTGGAAGGCGAGATTATTCGCGACAACGCGCTTGCCATCAGCGGATTGCTCAGTCGCAAGCGGGGCGGCCCCGGCGTGTTTCCACCGCAACCGGACGGATGCATGAACTTGGGGCAACACTCACGAAGCTGGAAAGCCAGTGTTGGCGAAGAACGTTTTCGACGCGCAATCTACACGTTTCGCTGGCGCGCGACACCGCATCCAGCGTTAAAAATTTTTGACACGCCCGACGCCTTCGCCGCTTGTACGCGGCGTCTCCGTTCCAACACCCCGTTGCAGGCGCTTACGTTGCTGAATGATCCGGCGTACTTTGAAATCAATATCGGTTTTGCGCGACGGATCCTTAATCACGAAGGGAAGGGGAGCGATCTCGAAAAACTACGATTCGCCTTTCATCTGTGCCTCGCCCGAAACCCCGATGCAGATGAAACCAAAATCCTATCCAGTTTATTGAAACAAGAAATGACTGCATTCACCAAAGACCCGACCCAAGCGGAGACTTTGCTAAAGGGACGCGAAACCGGCGGGCTCCCCGTGATTGAATTGGCCGCATGGACAATTGTTGCGCGGGTGCTGATGAATATTGACGAAACGATCACACGAGAATGA
- a CDS encoding prolyl oligopeptidase family serine peptidase has protein sequence MLCAFPLLEFAISGRYTLRMQRFLALLLGIPLGALAASAPPAGVPISQKDRAELSAAANALKSGIDDYKGGQHQLLPDVIIFYNAVRYALDDQMFYQTKDVDSARKLLALGNERLAQLKLGKHPWTTTIGLVPRGYRSRLDDSVIPYGLEVPANYHPKAHQKWRLDIWLHGRNNTLSEVRFLTDRLYRKSTFAPKDTIVLHPYGRFCNAYKFAGEVDVMEALRHVQLHYGIDRQRISVRGFSMGGAGAWHIGAHHAGHWAAIAPGAGFVETAVYQNIFAKKPAPTWWEQKLWNLYDVPPIAANFANTTTVAYSGEIDKQKQAADLMASAFKREGMELTHLIGPKVGHKYEPKTKLEVARRVDAAANKGAISHARKVRLTTFTLRQNRMKWLSVWGLEQHWKEARVEAEYVDDWQYRVKTQNVTALKLGQLEVPNQGTTNYVIKIDGQTLKTKPKRNAPILLRKFENRWEVVLSLQQNSLVKLPGLQGPIDDAFLDRFLIVKPSGKPMNAVLGKWVDREMNEAITQWHRQFRGNARVISDTHLTQKDFSQNLILWGDPKSNSMIAKIAGHLPIVWTQKGIQLKDKSWPADKFVPVLIYPNPFNLRHYIVINSGFTFSEYGHLSNSMQNAKLPDYAVLDMRVPIAKRIPKGIAHAGFFGERWELTRSEGKD, from the coding sequence ATGCTCTGTGCATTCCCACTCCTTGAGTTTGCGATTAGCGGACGGTACACTTTACGCATGCAACGATTTCTTGCCTTACTGCTCGGGATCCCTTTGGGGGCTCTTGCCGCCAGTGCGCCGCCGGCGGGTGTTCCTATTTCCCAAAAAGACCGAGCTGAACTCAGCGCCGCCGCCAATGCGCTTAAATCGGGCATTGACGATTATAAGGGCGGGCAACACCAACTGCTGCCGGATGTCATCATTTTCTATAATGCCGTCCGATATGCATTGGATGACCAGATGTTTTATCAGACAAAGGATGTGGATTCAGCGCGCAAATTACTCGCTCTCGGCAATGAACGCCTTGCGCAGTTGAAATTAGGCAAGCATCCTTGGACCACTACCATAGGGCTCGTGCCGCGCGGATATCGCTCGCGATTGGATGATTCGGTGATTCCGTACGGCTTGGAAGTGCCCGCCAATTATCATCCGAAAGCACACCAAAAATGGCGTTTAGATATTTGGCTTCATGGCCGCAATAATACGCTGAGTGAAGTGCGTTTTCTCACGGACCGGCTTTACCGCAAAAGTACGTTTGCGCCGAAAGACACGATTGTGCTGCATCCGTACGGTCGATTTTGCAATGCCTATAAATTTGCCGGGGAAGTGGATGTGATGGAGGCGTTGCGGCATGTGCAACTTCACTATGGGATCGACCGTCAACGCATTAGCGTGCGCGGTTTTTCAATGGGCGGCGCCGGCGCGTGGCACATCGGCGCGCACCACGCCGGTCATTGGGCCGCCATTGCACCGGGTGCGGGGTTCGTCGAAACGGCAGTGTATCAAAATATTTTCGCAAAGAAACCAGCGCCGACTTGGTGGGAACAGAAATTGTGGAATCTGTACGATGTGCCCCCTATCGCGGCAAATTTTGCAAACACGACGACTGTGGCTTACAGCGGGGAAATTGATAAACAAAAACAAGCCGCCGACTTGATGGCTTCGGCGTTCAAGCGCGAAGGAATGGAATTGACCCACCTCATCGGCCCCAAGGTGGGCCACAAATATGAACCAAAAACCAAGCTGGAAGTTGCTCGCCGAGTGGATGCTGCCGCGAACAAGGGCGCAATTTCGCATGCACGCAAAGTCCGCCTAACCACATTCACGCTCCGGCAAAACCGGATGAAATGGCTTTCAGTTTGGGGGTTGGAGCAACACTGGAAAGAAGCGCGCGTGGAGGCGGAGTATGTGGATGATTGGCAGTATCGCGTTAAAACACAAAATGTAACCGCGTTGAAGCTTGGACAATTGGAAGTTCCGAACCAGGGCACAACTAATTATGTGATAAAAATTGATGGCCAAACACTGAAAACAAAACCGAAACGCAATGCGCCGATTCTGTTGCGCAAGTTTGAAAACCGTTGGGAGGTCGTGCTCAGTCTGCAGCAGAATTCACTTGTGAAATTGCCCGGCTTACAGGGACCAATTGATGATGCGTTTCTGGATCGATTTTTGATCGTGAAGCCGAGCGGCAAACCGATGAATGCCGTGCTTGGCAAATGGGTGGATCGTGAAATGAACGAAGCCATTACGCAGTGGCATCGACAATTCCGGGGCAACGCGCGCGTGATTTCTGACACCCATCTCACGCAAAAAGATTTTTCGCAAAACCTGATTCTATGGGGCGACCCAAAAAGCAATTCGATGATCGCCAAAATTGCCGGCCACTTGCCAATCGTTTGGACTCAAAAAGGAATCCAACTCAAAGATAAATCATGGCCCGCCGATAAATTTGTGCCGGTCTTGATTTACCCAAACCCGTTTAACCTCCGGCATTACATAGTGATCAACAGCGGTTTTACGTTTTCAGAATACGGGCACTTGAGCAATTCCATGCAAAATGCGAAGCTCCCCGATTACGCCGTGTTGGACATGCGCGTGCCGATTGCCAAACGCATCCCAAAAGGTATCGCGCATGCAGGGTTTTTTGGCGAACGCTGGGAGCTGACCCGTTCAGAAGGAAAAGATTAA
- a CDS encoding DUF1501 domain-containing protein has protein sequence MTPNTHNLQAATRRHFFSRCGMGLGSIALASLMGEQASAKQTNPFAPKQPHFLPKAKNVIFLFMAGGPSHLDLFDWKPELKKRHGQPIPESFTKGKRFAFMNSSFKDANKLQGTIRDFKQHGQCGMWVSECFPHIGTVADELTLVRTCKTELFNHAPAKLFMNTGTGLFGRPSMGSWVTYGIGTESRDLPGFMVLQSGPRGPRGGGVNWASGFLPTTFQGVPLRGNGDPILNLASPKGISDTRQRESIDAVRALNLKRAIETGDSEIQTRIASYEMAYRMQSSAPELIDIKSESKATLDLYGAQPGKASFANNCLLARRLVERGVRFVQLYHTNWDSHGGPSQTLTKDFDKVTKDVDQPCAALIRDLKARGLLDDTLVIWGGEFGRTPMSEKRETPGRNHHIDAFSMWFAGGGIKPGNLVGETDEFGFGAASDECHVHDLHATILHQLGIDHERLTFRFQGRDFRLTDVEGKVIKQMLA, from the coding sequence ATGACGCCCAATACCCATAACCTGCAAGCCGCCACCCGCCGACATTTCTTCAGCCGATGCGGAATGGGGCTCGGCTCCATTGCATTGGCGTCCTTAATGGGCGAGCAGGCATCAGCAAAACAAACGAACCCGTTTGCGCCAAAACAGCCGCATTTTCTGCCCAAGGCGAAGAACGTAATCTTTCTCTTCATGGCCGGCGGGCCGTCACATTTGGATTTGTTTGACTGGAAACCGGAACTCAAAAAACGACACGGACAGCCCATCCCCGAGTCGTTTACCAAAGGCAAACGGTTTGCGTTTATGAACAGTTCGTTCAAAGACGCAAACAAATTGCAGGGCACCATTCGTGATTTCAAACAACACGGTCAATGCGGAATGTGGGTGAGTGAATGCTTCCCGCACATCGGCACAGTAGCAGATGAGTTGACGCTGGTGCGCACCTGCAAAACTGAACTATTCAACCACGCGCCAGCCAAACTATTCATGAACACCGGCACCGGACTCTTCGGCCGCCCAAGTATGGGTTCGTGGGTGACGTACGGCATCGGTACCGAATCGCGCGATTTGCCAGGATTCATGGTGCTGCAATCAGGCCCGCGCGGACCGCGGGGTGGGGGAGTCAATTGGGCCAGCGGCTTCCTGCCCACAACATTTCAGGGCGTACCATTGCGCGGAAATGGCGACCCCATCCTTAATCTGGCTAGCCCCAAAGGCATCAGTGACACCCGCCAGCGAGAATCAATTGATGCAGTGCGCGCGTTGAATCTCAAACGCGCGATCGAGACGGGTGATTCGGAAATTCAAACGCGCATCGCCAGCTACGAGATGGCGTACCGTATGCAAAGCAGCGCGCCGGAGCTCATTGATATTAAGAGCGAAAGCAAAGCCACGCTCGACCTTTACGGCGCGCAACCCGGCAAGGCTAGTTTTGCCAACAATTGCCTGCTCGCACGCCGACTCGTCGAGCGCGGGGTTCGCTTCGTGCAGCTTTACCACACCAACTGGGATTCACACGGCGGCCCATCCCAAACACTCACGAAGGATTTCGATAAGGTCACCAAAGATGTCGATCAACCGTGCGCCGCGCTCATCCGCGACCTCAAGGCGCGCGGACTACTTGACGACACATTAGTCATCTGGGGCGGAGAGTTCGGGCGCACGCCGATGAGTGAAAAACGCGAAACACCCGGTCGCAACCACCACATCGACGCCTTTAGCATGTGGTTCGCCGGGGGCGGCATCAAGCCCGGCAATCTAGTGGGCGAGACTGACGAGTTTGGCTTTGGCGCAGCTTCCGACGAATGCCATGTCCATGACCTCCACGCCACCATCCTTCACCAACTCGGCATTGACCACGAACGCCTCACATTTCGTTTCCAAGGCCGCGACTTTCGCCTCACTGACGTCGAAGGCAAGGTCATTAAACAAATGCTGGCGTGA
- a CDS encoding aminopeptidase, producing the protein MDWLRLMLMIGLPFLTGCSTISYYVQAVRGQGEMVFKRQRIEAVIADPDQSESLKSRLRLVTALRQFADEELNLSAGSSYTHYVALDRSMALWVVNAAPEFSLELKSWWYPFVGRFEGRGFFNKQQAEGLAGKLRKQGYDVAVSGAPAYSTLGWFADPVLSTFVNFNDADLAELIFHELTHQRLYISGDTTFNESFATATAQAATLKWLAARGNEEAVNLYTASIRRLDRTTHKLRNTRSELDVLFSKPNRNIATRRKFKAEIYQSLRAELQLLKSEIDFSGVKTRRTAPMNNATLGSIAVYHKFVPAFRQLFQNCDQKFPDYFEAVERLGKLPRVERQRALDALCIPTP; encoded by the coding sequence GTGGATTGGTTGCGCTTAATGCTGATGATCGGGCTTCCGTTTCTGACGGGGTGCAGCACTATTTCGTATTACGTCCAAGCTGTGCGCGGGCAGGGAGAAATGGTTTTCAAACGCCAACGCATTGAGGCGGTGATAGCGGATCCTGACCAATCGGAGTCCCTTAAATCCCGCTTGCGGCTGGTGACTGCTCTACGCCAGTTCGCTGATGAAGAATTAAATTTATCGGCGGGCAGCAGTTACACGCACTACGTTGCGCTCGACCGCTCAATGGCGTTGTGGGTGGTGAATGCCGCACCGGAATTTTCTCTGGAACTCAAATCGTGGTGGTATCCATTTGTGGGGCGATTCGAAGGAAGAGGGTTTTTTAACAAACAGCAAGCAGAGGGCTTGGCAGGCAAATTGCGGAAGCAAGGCTATGATGTCGCAGTGTCCGGCGCGCCCGCGTATTCTACTTTGGGCTGGTTTGCGGATCCCGTGCTAAGCACGTTTGTGAATTTTAATGATGCGGATTTGGCGGAACTCATTTTCCACGAACTCACTCACCAACGACTTTACATTTCCGGTGACACCACATTCAACGAAAGCTTCGCCACCGCCACAGCTCAAGCGGCAACCCTGAAATGGTTAGCCGCTCGCGGAAATGAAGAGGCGGTCAATTTATATACTGCTTCGATCAGGCGCCTGGATCGCACCACTCATAAACTACGCAACACACGCAGCGAATTAGACGTCCTGTTTTCGAAACCGAACAGAAATATTGCCACCCGGCGGAAGTTCAAGGCGGAGATTTATCAGTCCCTGCGGGCCGAACTACAACTTTTAAAGAGTGAGATCGACTTTTCCGGCGTCAAAACCCGCCGAACGGCTCCGATGAATAACGCCACATTGGGCTCAATCGCGGTATACCACAAATTTGTGCCCGCATTCCGTCAATTATTCCAAAACTGCGACCAAAAATTCCCTGACTATTTCGAAGCCGTGGAGCGGTTAGGGAAACTCCCGCGCGTTGAGCGCCAGCGTGCGCTTGATGCTCTGTGCATTCCCACTCCTTGA
- the tilS gene encoding tRNA lysidine(34) synthetase TilS, with product MSAIAQSVAGCSLPTSEPVLVAVSGGADSMVLLHALRNHRIVVAHFNHQLRDGASDADQQLVEQTADDFNVPIVIGNWEPNKESIRRHGLEKAARDARLNFLSKTARQYQCRWVAMGHHADDQVETFFWRLLRGAGGRGLGGMKAVAPFPKQPSLQIVRPLLKHRKTEILAHANTEGVLFCEDDSNMDSAHLRNRIRNKLLPLLRDEFHLQTDSAVLQSQNLVSEDADCIKIIAAEWLAAKAPQPFDALHPALQRQVIWHQLIAFGVEPGHQLIEHLRLSPGQSQSINSAERLTRDIAGRLHSKKSETDKHFLESSEWTFHSGWNESEFGGATLRCRSGTDKLAVPGFGVECFDADRVGPSVVLRHWQAGDRFHPIGLERSTKLQDLFTNAKVPSPEKHRRIIACSAKGEIFWVQGLRIGDWAKIRPNTRRFLEWRWMPV from the coding sequence ATGAGCGCAATCGCCCAAAGTGTTGCAGGGTGCTCATTGCCGACAAGTGAACCCGTGTTGGTCGCCGTTTCAGGCGGGGCGGATTCGATGGTACTGCTCCATGCATTGCGAAACCATCGAATTGTGGTGGCGCACTTTAATCATCAGTTACGCGACGGCGCCTCGGATGCTGACCAGCAACTAGTAGAACAAACCGCTGATGATTTTAACGTTCCAATTGTGATCGGCAATTGGGAACCGAATAAAGAAAGCATTCGGCGCCACGGCCTTGAAAAAGCCGCTCGCGATGCGCGACTCAATTTTCTTTCCAAAACGGCGCGACAATATCAATGCCGCTGGGTGGCCATGGGGCATCACGCGGATGATCAGGTGGAAACATTTTTCTGGAGACTGCTGCGCGGGGCCGGAGGGCGCGGCTTGGGAGGGATGAAGGCAGTCGCGCCGTTCCCAAAACAACCGAGCCTGCAGATTGTTCGACCGCTACTCAAGCATCGGAAAACTGAAATTCTGGCGCACGCCAACACGGAAGGTGTTTTGTTTTGCGAAGACGACAGCAATATGGATTCCGCACATTTACGCAATCGCATTCGCAATAAACTACTGCCATTGTTGCGTGATGAATTTCATTTGCAAACGGATTCGGCCGTCCTCCAATCCCAGAATTTGGTGAGTGAGGACGCAGATTGCATCAAAATTATAGCGGCGGAATGGTTAGCCGCGAAGGCACCTCAACCCTTTGATGCACTTCATCCTGCGCTGCAACGCCAAGTGATTTGGCATCAGCTCATTGCGTTTGGTGTGGAGCCGGGGCATCAGTTGATTGAACACCTGCGCCTCAGCCCCGGCCAATCACAATCCATCAATTCTGCAGAACGGTTAACGCGGGACATCGCAGGCCGTTTGCATTCAAAAAAATCTGAAACAGACAAACACTTTCTCGAATCATCAGAATGGACATTTCATTCAGGCTGGAATGAATCTGAATTTGGTGGGGCGACACTCCGCTGTCGCTCGGGCACTGATAAATTGGCTGTCCCTGGATTCGGCGTTGAGTGCTTCGATGCAGACCGAGTAGGGCCGAGTGTGGTGTTGAGACATTGGCAGGCAGGCGATCGCTTTCATCCGATCGGCTTGGAGCGATCGACCAAGCTCCAAGATTTATTTACGAACGCCAAAGTCCCCTCACCGGAAAAACACCGCCGCATCATTGCTTGCTCGGCAAAAGGCGAAATCTTCTGGGTCCAAGGCCTGCGCATCGGGGATTGGGCCAAAATTCGGCCGAATACACGGCGTTTTTTGGAATGGCGGTGGATGCCTGTCTAA
- a CDS encoding PQQ-dependent sugar dehydrogenase yields MQLKFPKSKNPFTFYFSSTIEQEKRFNLVHELKNPAIKQLVPAQKPLILKANPRARRSFALSPYYKTEAFTLPEKMNLMVTGMDWLSEDQLAICTYAGEVWVVEGATGPIEKMKFRRFARGMNEPMGVLVKDGSIHLSNKAELTRLSDTNNDGIANFFECLNRDWDYTGSYNAFSYGPILDRKDNFVVANAGHAGRWSARHMGWALRMAPGSAKAIPFASGFREPNGIGTFGADKDIFVTDNQGAWIGACRLNHLQDGGFFGHPASIPARKEMYAGRKTQTWPAIWFPYKLARSTSGFCEITDDRFGPFKGQMLVGDFQNAIVTRVQLEKVNGEWQGAVWPFLKGFQSGVNRLVMGSDGHLYVGGCKTVAWAANAPFSQGLERVKFNGKIPFEIKTVRTMPDGFELSFTKSVDPKAAGNAAGYDVWQYKYEYHKKYGSPEFDHDGKKDSFTVIDVTSATVSKDGLKVRLRLKGWKAGYVTAVRGLDASSTTGEKLWHDTFYYTLNRIPKN; encoded by the coding sequence ATGCAACTTAAGTTCCCCAAGAGCAAGAATCCCTTCACATTTTATTTTTCATCCACGATAGAGCAGGAGAAACGATTCAATCTTGTTCATGAATTGAAAAACCCGGCAATCAAACAACTCGTCCCAGCACAAAAACCACTCATCCTCAAAGCGAACCCCCGCGCGCGGAGAAGTTTTGCCCTGAGCCCCTATTATAAAACAGAGGCGTTTACGTTACCGGAAAAAATGAATTTAATGGTGACGGGCATGGATTGGTTGTCGGAAGATCAGCTGGCTATTTGTACATACGCCGGTGAAGTTTGGGTGGTGGAAGGCGCCACGGGGCCGATTGAAAAAATGAAGTTCCGCCGATTTGCCCGTGGCATGAATGAGCCGATGGGGGTGCTGGTGAAAGACGGGAGCATCCACCTTAGCAACAAGGCTGAGCTGACGCGCTTAAGCGATACTAACAATGACGGCATCGCCAATTTTTTTGAATGCCTCAACCGTGATTGGGATTATACCGGCAGCTACAACGCATTTTCATATGGACCGATACTCGACCGAAAAGACAACTTCGTCGTCGCCAACGCCGGTCACGCGGGGCGCTGGAGCGCGCGGCATATGGGCTGGGCGTTGCGAATGGCACCAGGCTCCGCCAAGGCGATTCCATTTGCCAGTGGATTTCGGGAACCAAATGGCATCGGCACTTTCGGAGCGGATAAAGATATTTTTGTGACCGATAATCAAGGCGCGTGGATCGGGGCGTGCCGGTTGAACCATTTACAGGACGGCGGCTTTTTCGGGCATCCCGCTTCGATTCCAGCCCGGAAAGAAATGTATGCGGGACGAAAAACTCAAACGTGGCCAGCAATTTGGTTCCCCTATAAATTAGCCCGCTCCACCAGCGGATTCTGTGAAATCACCGATGATCGATTTGGCCCCTTCAAAGGGCAAATGTTAGTGGGTGATTTTCAAAACGCAATTGTCACGCGCGTGCAGCTTGAAAAAGTTAACGGCGAATGGCAGGGCGCGGTGTGGCCGTTTTTGAAGGGGTTTCAATCTGGCGTGAATCGGCTTGTGATGGGATCCGATGGCCATCTTTATGTGGGTGGCTGCAAGACCGTGGCGTGGGCGGCGAATGCTCCTTTTTCGCAGGGACTTGAGCGGGTAAAGTTTAACGGCAAGATTCCGTTTGAAATTAAAACAGTCCGCACCATGCCGGATGGGTTTGAGTTAAGTTTCACAAAATCGGTTGACCCCAAAGCCGCTGGCAATGCGGCAGGGTACGATGTGTGGCAATACAAGTACGAATACCACAAAAAATATGGCTCACCGGAATTCGATCACGACGGTAAAAAAGACAGCTTCACGGTTATCGATGTCACCAGCGCAACAGTATCTAAAGATGGCTTGAAGGTGCGGCTCCGCCTCAAAGGTTGGAAAGCGGGTTACGTCACCGCGGTGCGCGGCTTAGATGCCAGCAGCACCACCGGCGAAAAACTGTGGCATGATACGTTTTATTACACGCTAAACCGAATCCCCAAAAACTGA